The Planctomycetota bacterium DNA window TACTCGAGGAGGATCTCGCCAGCGCCGCCCAGGATGCCGTTTTCGCAATCGTAGAAGCGGCAGTTCCGCACGGTGAGATTTTTGCCTTCGGGCCGGATGCCGGCGCCGTTGCGATCGGGGACCCGCGCGCCGGAGAACTCGATATTTTCCACGGTCGCGTCGTTCCCCCGGATGACCCAGATGGCCTTGCCGCCCGCATCCTGGCCATTGGCCGGCAACTTGACGCGCTGCGGGCCGACGCCGCGAATGGTGAGGCTGTTGGCGGTGATGGTGGCCACGTCGCCGTCGTAGGCGCCGGCGGAGTCGATCTCGACCACGTCGCCGTCCTTGGCGGCCCTGAACGCTTCGGAGGGTTTCGCGTACTTCTGATTCGGCCCGACTTTGAGCGTGTCGGCCGAGGCGGCACCGACGGCCAGGAACAGGGCAGCGAAAGAACAGGCCAAAGCAGACAAGCGGTGCATGGAAGGCTCCTCCGTTTGGGGCGGCAGTGCATTCTCACGACGGCGGCGAAAGGCGTCCCGGGGATTCATCCGCCCCGGCGGGTAAACTTCGTTCATCCCCGGGCTTTAAAGGCACGCGGGGGCGGGGTTTGCGTCATGGTTCAACCGGGACCTTGAGTTCGTCCAGGGTCTTGCGGAGCCAGGCCAGGGACCGCTCGATCATCGGCCCGCCCTGCCCCTCGCATTCCATGCTCAAGAATCCTGTGTATCCCGAGTCGCGGAGGATCTCGATACACTGGCGGATGTTGGCGGCGTTGGCGCCATCGCCCAGCGCGCACTGGCTGACGGCGATGCCCGTCTGCCGGCCGCGCGTCGCCGCCGCCAGCGACTCCGAGACGTCCTTGATGTGCACGTGCCGGACTTTCTTCAGGAACCGCTTCAGGAACGCCGCCGGGTCCTGCCCGGCGATGAACGTGTTGCCGGTGTCCATGTTGAGGCCCAGGAACGGCGAGTCGACGAAGGCGAGCATCTTCTCCATCATCTCCGGCCGCGTGGTGAAGTAACCGTGCGGCTCGATGTTGACGGAGACCCGGTGGGCCTCGGCGACTTCGAGTATTTGCTCATACTCATATTTCATGAGGTCCATGGCCTCGTCGTCGGAGAGTCCCTCGGGCTTGTGCATGCCGTCGGTCGTATCGACGTTCGGGCATCCGATCTGGTGTGCCCAGGCGATGGCCTTCATGACGTACGGCACGCCGCGCACCGGTCCGTCCTTGCCGGAGAGGGGGTAGGCGGCATCGACCTGGGAGAACTGCACGCCGTAGCCCTCCATCTTACGGGCCAAGAGGAGCGGGTCTTCGTACAAGGCGACGTGGGGCTGGTATCCCAGGCCGTGAATCCATGAGACGCCGTCGATCAGGCCGCACTCGATGTAGCGGACGGCGTTGGCCTTCGCCCACGCCAGGCACTTTTCGAAACTGAAGTAGGCCGAGTTAAACGCGTCGGTGTGGAATCCGAGTTTCATCGCTTTGCCCTTTCGGTTCGTGGTTCGTCCCTGGGATTGGGAATCCGGCGCCCCCTCCCCGAGAAGGATCGGCTCGCGGGGGAGCCCCAGGCCGGCTGCGCCGCCGGCGACGGCGGCAGTCGTCTTCAGGAAG harbors:
- a CDS encoding right-handed parallel beta-helix repeat-containing protein, with product MHRLSALACSFAALFLAVGAASADTLKVGPNQKYAKPSEAFRAAKDGDVVEIDSAGAYDGDVATITANSLTIRGVGPQRVKLPANGQDAGGKAIWVIRGNDATVENIEFSGARVPDRNGAGIRPEGKNLTVRNCRFYDCENGILGGAGEILLEYCAFEHCGPVPDPATHSLYIGQACTKLVFRYNYSTDVIQGHLLKTRAKESWVLYNRLTDENGTGSAVAD
- a CDS encoding sugar phosphate isomerase/epimerase encodes the protein MAERINRRNFLKTTAAVAGGAAGLGLPREPILLGEGAPDSQSQGRTTNRKGKAMKLGFHTDAFNSAYFSFEKCLAWAKANAVRYIECGLIDGVSWIHGLGYQPHVALYEDPLLLARKMEGYGVQFSQVDAAYPLSGKDGPVRGVPYVMKAIAWAHQIGCPNVDTTDGMHKPEGLSDDEAMDLMKYEYEQILEVAEAHRVSVNIEPHGYFTTRPEMMEKMLAFVDSPFLGLNMDTGNTFIAGQDPAAFLKRFLKKVRHVHIKDVSESLAAATRGRQTGIAVSQCALGDGANAANIRQCIEILRDSGYTGFLSMECEGQGGPMIERSLAWLRKTLDELKVPVEP